The genomic segment CCAAAGATGAGCACAAAGGAAGTTTATCCCTTTACCACATGGATGTGAAAATGGAATCCTAGTGTCACACTCACGTGAGGTTAAACTTTAAATGAAGAAGTAACACAGAAATTTGAATTTTAAGGAACTCAATAATTGGTATCTCTCTGCCACACAGTTTGGTTATAAAACCGATGCACGTGTTTGTGTGCTAAAAAGAGAGCAGCTATCCCATGTTAGTGGTTTCATACAAAAAGCAGAGTGAATAACTGCGGggtaaaaaagggtaaaaataaataaataaaactatatatTACGAATGTTGTTTAGTGTTTACAGAAAGTGTAACATAAAGGTTATTCAGGTAGGAAGTAGTAACAGTGGTTACTTTAACACTGAATAATTACATCCTAAAAATGCTTCTGTGGCAGTAGCTGTGCAGTGTAACCTGTTGGGTGGCTGTGGTGAATTATATCACATTATATTGCAAAGATCAATATCGATAATGATCTTTGAACGTATGTTTTTGTCACATGATTAGTTATAACTTAAAGCATAAggtgtcagctttctttcacCTCTGACTACTGTCTGAAAACTTCTCAAATATGGTGGAGTTGGTGTgtatttttgtcttcttttgccTTAGATGTAATCTTTGTGGTGCTTTTCTGTTTCCCCTCAGTGCTCAGAAGCTCAGAAACTCCTGAATATTGCCAAAGAGCTTCTCCAAACTGAAGAGGCCTACGTGAAACGACTCAATCTCCTCGACCAGGTATCGCTTTCCTTTCGTATGTGTCTCTTTATCTGTTACTGGCTTTGTGCGAGGTTTTTCTTGTATCCGGTTCGAATTTCTGTCACCTAGTAGTGCTAGTGTTGTTAGCGATTGAGATTACAGCTGATCTGGATTAATGCTGGGATTGAGACCCACTATACGCCAACCCTCTGCTGGCTTGATTACTTAGAGCGCTCTAAGTGCTATCTTGTAAGATGTAATGCACctctgtttgtgtgcgtgtggacTATATTTATGAATGTCCAACATAAAGAGTGCTTCGTCACCGCAAACCTGAGTGTGcatcgtgtgtgtgtctgttaaaGGAGGCACGTAGGTTGTTGTGTGTTGCAACCCACGCAGTGATCTATATTTCTGTCTAAATTCTGTGAACTAAGCGTGTGTTTCCTGACCCTTGGCTCTATTTATGACTAGACAGCTATTTTTTGATATAGCTGTCTACCCttggtcattttaaaaaaatcatattttgtatCTACCAGTGAATATAGTTTGTCTTCTTTCACAGAAAACATTTATATTCAAACTTAAAACTTCAGAAAAGACTCTGGATAAATCgggctgttaaaaaaaaaaaaaaaaaggatgtgaACTCAGTGATCTTACTTACTTGACTTCTGCCCAGCTTCTAATTTTACAAGGTTATTTTCTAGATTAATCTATTGCACAATCTCCTCTATAAAATAAACCTTTGTGCCAGTTTGCACTGGCCTGCACTCTAAAACCCAGAGATGCTCACTTTAACGTAACTTAAAATAATGAATTGAAGGACCTCAGGAACACAAGTTACTTGGCTGATGTTCAGACGCAAACCAGTCATTGCGGCTCTTAATTTTTATCACCCAGTTAGACCTCACACTCTCGGCTTCTTTGTGACAGGTTAAAGTTTGACTGCCTTTTTTCCTGTTCCTGCAGTTTTTTCTCTACCTGCAGCGTGGTGAGTCGCGTTTATGACGAGTGCTTCACTGCCAGTGGTTAAGTCGCCTTCCTCTTTGTTGAGCTCATGTGGTAGAGTTGATGATCTCTGCCCTATCACAGAGCAGCTATGGTTTATTTGTTACTGAAGGCAGAACGCTTTTATGgttaacttcctgtttttgtctTACAACTTTCACATGAAACTTGTTTCCGTGGATACATCAGTGCATACCGGTTACTGCGATTGTcaaggaagcaaaactagatgCAGTGATTTGGACTTTATCACAAGAGTAATGGCGAATGATGTGCTCGATTATTAAGCTGAACCTGTACATAAAGAATCTGTCGCTGATGCTCCCCCAGTGAAATCAGTCGATCTGTAATAGTGCTTAATTGGACAGAAACATTTTCTAAGCCAACAGTACTGATAGTCAGTTATTGATTCTTCAGTAACTGAGTGTCACATTTccacaaagtttaaaaacacacaagagaATAAGCGCAAACAGCAGTCACCTAGATATCCTGAGATTTTACTTGCTAATATGAATCAGGCCTGTAGACTGATAATAAAAGATCAACAGTTTGTCTTGAACCACCTTAAAGCATACTGGGCTTTATAGTGTTTTTACCATCTATTTTACACTAAAGCAgactgcagtttaaaaaaaatgcatgcagtTGCCTGCTGGCACTCCCACATCAGCTTCACTTCTCAAACCTGGAAGTTTACAGCGCGTGTCTATGCACAACCAACAGTCAACCACCCCAGCCTTTGAATACTACATTCCTCATTATGCATTCTATGACATCATTCATTAGACCTTTTGTTccttatttcttcttcttccttttaaGACCTTCTACATACTAAACATTTAAATACCCACAAACCCACCGCATTAACAGTCGTTTACCTTGGCCTACTAAATCATCTTCAGCAAGTTGGTGTTCAAGGCGTGAAAAGCATCAGTAAAGTTTAGATTATATAGTGTAGTTTATCTGGTTTTTAGCACATCTGCAGAAAAGTAATCTTAGCTTGATGTCATTCACACTTAGATATATATGACAACACGGACATTTTTCTGCCTGAGTTTACATACCTGCTACTTACACAGAGCTGAGTCGAGTCAAGTTGTGTTCTCAGCGTGAGtttttatatacaaatattttctCTGCAGGTATTTTGCACAAAGCTCACCGAGGCTGGAATCCCTCAGGATGTCATTACAGGGATCTTCTCCAACATCTCTTCTATCTACTGCTTTCACGATAAGTTCCTGCTCCCTGAGCTCAAGACACGGATTACTGATGAATGGTGAGGACTAAACGCTCGGCATTTCGGTGGCTTTCCTAAAGTATCAGTGTGAAGAGATGAGCCGTTGGGGGGTCATTATTGTCAGGTTTTCAGCAGTGTCTGATTTTagcttgtgtgtatttatgcgACTCATAAAGACTTACAGGTTGAGggtattttttttgtccttttttcccACAGTAAGCAGGAAATCTGCTTCCAGTCTGTGATATTATGCCAACATCAGCCACCCTTGGTAGATAATGACTCCTCTGGAGACCTGTCACATAATGGCTCCCCTCACATTAACTCATTAAAATTTATTGGCTGAAATAaacttgaaaaaacaaaacaaaacaaaacaaaggacaTCAAGTCCGAAAAGTGCACCTTAGGAAGAAAATTCATAAGGAGGATTAATTTCTGTAATGCCCCAATAAAATTCTTGAGATTACTCTCATTAGTTATGAGCCTTTGTTTGTGTCTCTTTATGAGTGATGTAATTGCCCCCAGTATTATAGTATTTATGCTTGTGCAGCCTCTCTTGGTTCTAACATGGATCTGTGAAATGAATCTGCTAAAGCAACCCTTTAATTACCTCTTCCCTGCTTTAGTAGGAAACTGTGTGATCTTTTTCCCAATAGGCTTTGGGAATTTTCCCTCAAACTTGATGTATTTACATCTGTAAAGCTGTCTacacatttacatgaacaagtAGCTAATGTgcatttaattaaaacactGCAACAATCTTTTGATATAGAGACAAGTGCATATGAAATACTAGACACCTTGGCATGGAAATTCGTTTTGGAATCATCTGTTTGTTTGCACGTTCTTGCTTTAGGGAAAACAAACCACGCATTGGAGACATCCTCCAGAAACTGGCTCCATTCATGAAGATGTATGGAGAGTATGTGAAGAACTTTGACCGGGCCATGGACTTGGTCAACACCTGGACGCAGCGATCGTCACAATTTAAGAGTGTCGTTCAGAATATACAGGTTTctctcttctcctttttttttctatttttacattttttcaacaGCATGTATCGGAAAAGAACATCCAATCACACATATCTAAAGATTATTTGGGTTTTATATAGTTTTGTCAGGAATTTTGGGATTTTTAGCCAAAATTTAACATTTCTTCTTTCTGAATTAATcagttaatgttttgtttttttgtttcaaccAACAGAAACAGGATGTGTGCGGGAATCTGACGTTGCAGCACCACATGTTAGAGCCAGTCCAAAGGATTCCTCGCTATGAGCTCTTGCTCAAAGACTACCTGAAGAAGTTGCCCGATGATGCTCTCGACAGAAAAGATGCTGAAAGTGAGTTGCCggggttcagggggttgggaagctcatcttgtaaccggaaggttaccggttcgattccctgctctgtctgtcttggttgttgtgtccctgggcaagacacttcacctaccgcctactggttaggccagaggggccgatatggcagcctcgcttctgtcagtctgctccagggcagctgtggctacaactgtagcttgcctccatcagtgtgtgaatgtgagagtgaatgaatagtggaattgtaaaacgctttgagggtctcgaaaagcgctatataaatgcaaaccATTATTATTGCTGCTGACTCGCACGTTTACGCTTCACGACTGATCAACTCCAGATCACAGAGAAATCCAACCATCTGTGTCTTTGCTTTCCTCAGTAATCTAAAGCTTCATGTAAATCACATTTTAAAGATGCGCTTGTTGTATGAAATACGCCACCCATTGATGAGTATTCAGCTCAAGGCGGACACAGTTTAGCTTTACTCAGAAATATGGATTCAGAAcagaagaataaataaataatacaagaaAGTACCGTTCAGCTAAAGCCCATGAAATCATTAAAGGTCACTagggaaaaaaactaaaagaacaTGAGCAGATTaaacatcccccccccccaaaaaagtgcagATAAAGCAAAAATATGTCCTGTCCAGTTCATACAGCAGTGAACACTTGGGAGTTATTCGACTCCATAACTGTACAAGGACAGGAGGGAAGGTGAGAGGAACTGGCCAGTATCTGTTTTCACAGCAAATGTCTTCTTTTCCCTCGACTGTCGACTGCACAAACTGCAAAACCACTCGACTGATCAAAAGGAGCCAAAATTCACTTCACCTTGTGGTAAATGTGAAAACAGGCTGTTTGAGACCACGGGCGCTCTGAAGACGTCCCTCTGTGTTTTTCTAGTTTTACTCTGCACAGCTAAAACCCACTTATGACGCAGAATGAATATCTTAGTGTTATCACAGTTTTAGAATTATGAAGTGTTGCACTTAATTTCCGTCATATTGAACACTATTGCATTGCATATGCAGGGTTAGATTAGGATAAAACTATGGGGGGTTTTTTGCTATAATTTATCAACACTGTGATGATTTGTACACTTTAAGTGTTTGATAGTCTTCTGAGATGATCGGTGTACATGTATAGCAAAAAAAAGTCCTTGTACAAAATAACCAGATCTTATGTGATGATAATCATTAGAATAACTAGTTAAATGAATGTGTTATGAAGATAAAGGTAGGACATAGGCCTCCTACGTCTCTGCGTAGCTGTTAGTATGATACCACAATACTTCACAAAGGTCAGAGTACTCCTCGTGTTGTTTCAACTACAGCCTGGCAGAAACAGATTACATATATTACATTATCTCATGTCCTCCTACATCCCTGTATCCATTTACCTAATCCTTAACGTCACCACACGGCGTTGTTTGGAGTCTGTGGAAAGGTTTCTCTCATCCTCTCCAGCTGAACAGCAATTTATCACAGTTGTTTTGGCCTCATTTCCCCCCGCCTGTGTGTCTCTTCTGTTTATGTAGGTTATGATTAAGATGGCTGACTCAGGTACTCGCAGGCATTAGTACTAGACTCTTGACTGGCTGGAAGCCAGCCTAGAACACACTGTGTGGTTAATGTTAGGAGTATGTGTCTTTTTAAGTTTGTAGAAATGGAACAGCCTTGACGATTTTTCTGTGAATAACATATTTTCACAAGCGCGTGATTGTGTTTGTAAGAGATTTATATCAGAGTTTCTGATAGTCTTAGCTTATTAATAACAtgactttgtttttattaattctTGTTACTCACAAATGTGTATTACAGAAGCACTGGAGCTCATTTCTACCGCAGCTAACCACTCCAATGCAGCAATCAGGAAAATGGTAAGGCTTTGCTCGATGCTCTGagtcattcttttatttttatgtttttgctatCTTCTCTTCTATGCATAAACTCTTTCCAGTACTCTACCACTTGGCTGATTAGGAACTAGATAATGCATTGCCCAATAAGAGAGTAGCTGATGTGGTACAGTCAGTCAGCAGCATTGCATTGGTACAGACAGGAAGCTGCTGTTTCCTGCCTTCTTGTTCATAGCTCGCGGAAGTCTGACTGACTTTTTTTAACACCCAACCTCCTCGTATTTTTCCTCTGTCTTGTCGTGATGTCTTTCATGTTCTTTAAACAGCTCAAGCAGACACATGCGTCTGTGAATCAATAAAGAATTGTAATATATACTTTCCACCTTGCTGAAAAAGAATGAGTAAGAATTGTATGTGATAACAATATATTACCCTCTCGCTGTAGAGTATCTTCTCAGCTTTTGTGCTTCCTCCTGTTGCTCTATGTTTTTAGGAAAAGATGCACAAACTGTTGGAGGTTTATGAGAGGCTTGGAGGAGAGGAGGACATAGTTAACCCAGCCAATGAGCTCATAAAAGAAGGACATATCAAGAAGATGTCAGCCAAAAACGGGACAGCGCAAGACCGATACCTCTATTTGGTGAGAGGCCTGTTAAGTTTGACAAATATAAAGTAAAGGAAGATTTTTATTTGATCTGTCCTGTTCATCAACTTCATTATTTCTGTCTCTGATCTAGTTCAACAATATGGTGCTATACTGTGTGCCTAAACTCCGACTTATGGGGCAGAAGTTCAGTGTCAGAGAGAGGATTGACATTGCTGGCATGGAGGTATAATGTTGCTTTTCAGCCTATTCTCTAGATTTAGTTTTTTTCTCCCGTGGCCGTTCACTTGTTGTACCGACTGTAAGTGGCATTCTTCTGCTTTTTGACCCCAGGTGCAGGAGAATGTGAAGCAGAACCTTCCTCACACGTTTGCCATCATCGGTAAGCGACGTTCACTGGAGCTGCAAGCCAGGTAAAGATATGCGAAACAGCCTCAGAGCCACataatatttaacaaaaatgaagACATTATTCTGTAAATAAAGCACTTCATATTGTTTTAGAATATGAAGCTGTGTTATTATTACTTACATGAGTAACAAGTCTCAAAAATATAATCTTTCAGCCAATCAAAATCAATAACTGCTGATGTTAAAGGAAAAATCCAGTGTTTTTTAGCCTAGGCAccattttctcctcttttgggatttaaattattaataaatacaaagaagtCTGGAACGGATCAAATGTTGAACAAGAATGTTACAACCATCAACCGCAAAATGGATCAAATGTAATCCCATCGCAGTTGTCCATTTCAGAATTGTacactgtgattttgttgttaTTCAGTCATAATTTCACTTAAGCAGAATTACTTAAACCAATAATATCATCCACTCTGTCTGCAGCAGTTCTTGTCCGACTTCAAAGTGCACTTTTATTGATGTAGGATTTCTTCTCCTATTTGATTAACAGTCATCCTGATCAAAATGGTTTTTATGGCCCAAAAGGCTTTTTATTATCATCCATATGTAGCAAAAAAGTCACAACATAAGCACGCCACTGTCCCCAGAGGTTTGTTTGTGAAAGCTTTGCAGGGCTTGTATTGCAATTGGATAACCAGAAACTAGCTTGCAGTTACCTTGCCTTTTGATAACTGATCTTTTTGTAGGCTAAACTCAGACTTTTGAGACATATACATGTTAAATATACATCGTTCTCTGCTGGGATCCTTTGCATAATGTTTTAGTCACTTATCTAACCCTATCAGTGGGTTAGGCTTACATACCAGCATTTACCTTTAAcacttttctttgattttgaagaaaaacaacagacttaGCTGGTTAGCTTGTGGCCAGCTAactctgactgatttttttatcATTAGCCTTAATGTAACTGTTACTAAAgtaatttgtatttttctttacaaGTATTTAAATTAGCCAGTGAACAAAACTATTTTGGGAACTTAGCTTATCATTATTTAATGCCCTATTTACTTGTTATTTTCTCATGTTTCCACTCTTTGGGGCTCTGTGTGCACAATGAATTGCGCTTATTTGTGAATATTTATTCAGTCATGGTGATGGCCTGAATTTTCTAGTAGGGTGAAATCATCGAATCATATTTTGCTAACTTTACAGGACGGCTGAGGAGAAGGAAGACTGGATTCAGGTAAATTTCACCCACTTGAAGTAGAACACTTGCATGCATATGAAACACTGTCTGTGCCTCTCATGTACATGCAGCATTTTTGGTCTGTGCCTttggttgttgtgttttattaaagAAGAATTAGAAGAGATTTCCTCTACAAACTCATGCAGTGTTTGGGAATTATATTCTCTAATAAAGCCCCTCATTATTGCTCATTTAGCCTATTACAGCAGAATAAAGCTGATTACTACATCTTGCAGGCTGTAATAGGGAATGGGCAACTGGAGAAActgtggagggtttttttttcagtatgtgAAGATTAGGAGGGGCTATGGTACCACTCCAAAAGTTTACAGACAGTGGAAAGCAAAAAGAAGCAAAGGTTTTTGCACACTACTAGCCAACTAGTTATCTTGAGACTCCAGCATTAGGACCATGATACTTTTTAAGCTCTGATGTCATTGCCGCTGTCACTTGTTTGAAGCACAGTCAGGGTAGTCAGCATACCACACATGCTTTCTTTGTTCTTCAGTTAGGCAGGAGAAAGAAAGACGGCTTTCCTCCTTCTTCCCTCTTTCAACTCATAATTGTTCCTCCTCTTTCCTGTAAATCTCTTCTGACTCTCAGGTTATCCAGGCCACGATTGAAcgacacaaacaaaacagcaagaCGTTCAAAGCCTTCAACAGCTCCTTCTCCCGGGAAGACGACCATGTGCCAGAGTCACCGGTCAGTCTCACTCCGCCTTCATCAGGCACTTCATTGATCAGTCAGTCGATTGGTCATCCTTGGCAATGAATCATGGGAGACTAGTGGTACACCAAACAAGCTTGTCATAGTCTGGCCTTTGTCTGCCTGAATAGCTCTCCTTCTATGGATGTGGTAGTATCATACAGACAATACGCTCACTTAACCTTCCTGTCATGTTCGGGTACATACAGCTCTCGCCATTTCCACGTGTAGAGTCTGCGAGTCTCCTCTCACAGAGATCTCTCATGACCTAATAGGGAAAGCCCAACTCAAAGTATATACAAAACTATCATAGATGTGCTTTGACCCACTTTGAGTTGGCCTTAGCTGGTCCCAAGCCAAATGTAGTGACACAAGCCAGAGGAGCAGATTCAGAAGGTCTAGACTGACACCTAGTGGTAGAGATGGCTGACTGCAAGGTTAAACTACTGTtgctcactgtgtgtgtcctccTCCTCAGGGTTTCTGGTCGAACACATCCATCGACTCTGATGGCGAAAGACTACAAGAAAGGGTAAGATGCTCTTACAGAAAAGTAACACAGTCCTGATCCCTCTATGAGCTCCTGAGTGTGCTGCATAGCTCATTCCTATAAGaagccagagagagagaaaagtagTTGCCTCTTATTCAGGACATTGTTGATGGTTGTCTAGTGAATGCAAAAGGGAGTGAGACTGACTTTGGGCAGACTCCAAGAGGATGAGTCAAACTAAGTCAAACACTAGTCCCAGtgaacaatgttttttttgtagtttttagaGTAAAACTACATTTCCAAAAAGGGAAAATTAGTCGAAGAATGTCCTTAAAGAAATGCTTCTAAATATAACAATAGTCTCGttagctgtgtttgtttttcaaagtgTTTTTTGTTATGCTAAAGCATACATTACAGTTAGGTTGAGCAAATGTGATGATGCtaatctcaaaaataaaaagtttttctGTTATCTATACAAACAGGGAGAGATTTATTTATACATCCCACATATGTAGTATCTATAACAACAATCTGTGTGGATAATTTCGTGTGTCTGATGGGTGTATGCCCCCTATCTTTGTTAATAGAAGGGAGAAAAGGGAGACAGAAAGCCAAACAAACACGGGATGTAGCAGGACAAGCTGTCAGACATTCCTTTTGCTTCGCTTGTGCTGAAATTGAGCAGGCTGAAGGCCTTTACACACAATCCCTTTTTTTCCAGAAGAGTTCCaagaaaaaggagaaggagaagcagACATGTAAAGGCTGCAGCGAGAGCTTCAATTTCACCAAGCGCAAACATCACTGCAAGTCCTGCGGAGCGGTGAGCACAGATGGAACGAGACAAATTTGGGCGTTGTTTTTGGTGGGATGGAGAGAAAAGTGGTGGAACAAGTGGAAATTTTAGACAAATAACTGTCTGCTGTTCGCTCTCTGTCCTTCTGCAGGCCATCTGTGCAAAGTGTTCAAAGATGGACAACAAAACGAGCCGAGTGTGTCCTGAATGTTTCGAAGCCAGCCTCAGCATAGAGAACCTTGGTACTGGTGAACAGAGAAGAAAAACTGCACCTGAGGTTAGAACAAAataatacagacacacacataatgAATAATAGTTTTTTTGCTGCATTGGCTTATGCCAATAGGTTATTGCTCAGTGTTGGCAGGAGCCACACTGTGCTGCTGGCAACAAAGAGTAGAAAGCACTGCAGTGCCTTTTTACTCCTGTACTGTCGTGTTTAAGTTACTGTGCTGTATGCACACACTGCTACACACGTTGCACACATACGTGCAGTACATGTGCAAAGACATTCACACTGAAAGATCAGCTAATCCCTTTTTGATGACTAATATGATAATGAGATCTCGGCTTAAGGCGAATCTGTCGTCTCTGCTGACTCCGCAGTCTGGCGGCTTCAGGTGTCTGTATCCCTGTCCCGCTGTCCGTCTGTGGATAGATGTACAGTCGGATAGAGTATTTGCACCTTAAAGCTGACAGGACATTAACCACTTATAGCGATGACGAAACTGTGAAACAGCATTGTGATTCAGGTTCATTCCCTCTCGTGTCTCTGTTGAAGGATTCCAGTGGGGAATCATCTGTAGTGAGATTAGTCACCACATGAGGGAGCTGTAGGCTGTACAAGGGTTAGACAAGGGGCAGCAGAAGCTTTAACACCTGTCCCTGTACAAATCTCACTGTGTCCTACATTGCTGTTACATAAGGATGAACAGTAGAAGAACTGTACTGTCATTCCTCATCAGATTAAGTGtccaaaatataataaatacgTCTTTTACACATGTTTATTAAAGCGCATCTTTTTCTGTTTAGTTCAATAATTAGCTCAGTAGTAAAATGAGGAAGTCCTTGATCATTGGTCTCATGTGTGTTTCAGAGACAGGTTTCTCTAACGGCAGAGAACTGCCTGCTGTGTGGCCACCTCCAAGTACAGGAGAAAGGGAAGAGCTGGATGAAAATGTGGGTTGCTGTGACCAAGGCTGAGCCACTTGTGCTGTACTTACAAAACAGCGGACAGGTAGGAGTTGGATACATTCAACAAGCTTtgaatcataaaaaaaatatttgattaacttttctttttcccctcatTAGAAATAAATTTGCACAGACTACAAGCTCACATTTCTCATAGATAGGCATCGTATAAATAGAGGACAGTAAACTGCAAAAGTTCATCTACATGGACGCATAACCTGAGTGCTTTAGTCACGTCCTATATATCTGCTAATCCTCCTGCTACGCCCATCTGGCTATATATCCTGTCTCCTTCCTCGGATTGGAGCGGGACATCTGCAGAGTGTAGCACCAGGATATATCACTGACTGTGTGCAAGTCAAATCTGTCCAATCCTGCATGTGCCAGGCTGTCCCTGTCACTGTCTGTGCTGTGTAGATTTGGGCCAGGGGATTTGGTTATCCTGAATCTGACCTCAGGTATAACTGCTGTCAGATGTGCGAGTGGGTTTTAGTTGGCGCTGAGCAGATGAAGTCTCTCAGCTCTCGGAGTTGCTGCAGTTCCTTGAAATCTTGGCTGTGGGTGGAGCAATAAATCTCCTTATAACATCCCAATGAGATGTGTAAAACAAGTGGTGTACATGATTGCTTTGAAAAAGATTACCCAAGCGTTCTATCTCTGTACACATCATCCATgtccatatatttatatattgtttaaaaataattaacttaGAGAATTCAGTTCAgatgttagattttttttaaagtcatgaaTAGATTTgcgtatttttttaaagtttaaggatttgctgtaaaatgttatttttctgtCATTCATAATGGCAGAGAAGGAGTCAGCCTGTTAAAGCCTTCCAGGGTTTCATTTCCAAGACTAATATCCCAATCTGACCGCAGAAAGCGGCCATTCCAAAGATTAGGATTAATAGGAGTTGGATGAGCATTTCCTGAttatacagaaagaaaaagggggaagggagagaggagggctgggtttACTGTACATGCCTGATGGAAAATTTTGCAGCTGAAGAGAcaagctgtcattttcattatttctaGTATGGTTCACTTAACTTAAAGGAAGGCTTGCCCAAGAGAAACCAACTTTGAAATACAATTTTTCTCTGACTGACatgttttatattcatttttttacgATTTTTTTGCAGGACTCAAAGGGGTCGCGGCCAGTACCTCTCCCTGGGTTTGAGGTGAGCCCAGCACCTTCTGCAGCTGCTGAGAAAACGGAGGTCAAACACATAATCCGGCTCAGCAATACTCAGCAAACTTTGCTCTTAAGTGCCCAAGATGAAGAACTTCAGGCCAAGTGGGTGGACTTCCTCTCCAAAGCTGCCCGTGGAGAAGCTTCCGCTGAGGCATCGACGAGCCTGACTGAACACAGGAAGAGCCAGTAGTGGACACGTTGGAGACACGGGACTCCCCaaccctcctccctccctctcctgtgtATAGAGCACACATTACTTGAAATCACTTTACCTTggcacttttttatttttccttatttttttttctttataaagacCACTGAGTCCTTTGCCACTTCAAACTTATCTTTCTTACCACACAGctacttttttcctctctccatcCTTATGTATTTCCCAAACACGCACCCACACACAAATAAGGACTATCCTACCAAGCAACCAATGCCACTGGTTAGTACATTTTATTTCTCAGTGTTTTTAACAGCTTTGAAGAACCTTGATTTGTAATATAgctgaaaaaaacatgtttttttttaaagatgaagtTCCTTGTATATCATTCATTAGTGTTGTGAAGCATTAACATTTATACCTCTGTCTTTCCATTTGTGCagacgtgtgtgtatgtatgtatgtatgtatgtatgcgtGTCTTTGAGTGTGAGTCCCTTCCGGTGTTTATTAAGTATTGAATGTTAGTGTAAGGACCCAtgtcacctctctattgtctcCAGCAGTGGTGGGTAATTGGGTATTGTACAATATGTATACTATAGTGTGatgtaaggaaaaaaaagaaaaaaatagacatTTTAACTTAAAAGGCACAGAAATGTGTACATTTGTGGCTGGCCACCTGATGCTCCCACTGTCTTACAGACCC from the Pelmatolapia mariae isolate MD_Pm_ZW linkage group LG20, Pm_UMD_F_2, whole genome shotgun sequence genome contains:
- the fgd gene encoding faciogenital dysplasia isoform X2, with the protein product MQGVSATDLPASPLQYQCGSVDYLCSPRLIKKGPTPRPCHDKPPIKPRPQPPTSPRTLTAQKPQVPPKPAHLLALGQDKKPKRIPPAPSRPLPAPPLPPKPKPTLTPPGQGAQPQREAQKVGLLIERFENSRVPILGVLPRSQLQLCLRMDSAPDITSCSQDTTAKVAGDSFPVDKPALGNFERTDDETDLSRLASMRIDGTGDPVMDSCAENDITQNDGCLNDVGRDEGSSHKLLDNPDSSEQNGKIPNRDSGIDSPSCTVEGEVFPNEDVIDEEDNYDSVTETESVSCCVTLDNKRDSTQDEDSDLDEGSSGEIHSLTDTQIGYLTDTHSEAQKCSEAQKLLNIAKELLQTEEAYVKRLNLLDQVFCTKLTEAGIPQDVITGIFSNISSIYCFHDKFLLPELKTRITDEWENKPRIGDILQKLAPFMKMYGEYVKNFDRAMDLVNTWTQRSSQFKSVVQNIQKQDVCGNLTLQHHMLEPVQRIPRYELLLKDYLKKLPDDALDRKDAEKALELISTAANHSNAAIRKMEKMHKLLEVYERLGGEEDIVNPANELIKEGHIKKMSAKNGTAQDRYLYLFNNMVLYCVPKLRLMGQKFSVRERIDIAGMEVQENVKQNLPHTFAIIGKRRSLELQARTAEEKEDWIQVIQATIERHKQNSKTFKAFNSSFSREDDHVPESPGFWSNTSIDSDGERLQERSSKKKEKEKQTCKGCSESFNFTKRKHHCKSCGAAICAKCSKMDNKTSRVCPECFEASLSIENLGTGEQRRKTAPERQVSLTAENCLLCGHLQVQEKGKSWMKMWVAVTKAEPLVLYLQNSGQDSKGSRPVPLPGFEVSPAPSAAAEKTEVKHIIRLSNTQQTLLLSAQDEELQAKWVDFLSKAARGEASAEASTSLTEHRKSQ
- the fgd gene encoding faciogenital dysplasia isoform X1; this encodes MQGVSATDLPASPLQYQCGSVDYLCSPRLIKKGPTPRPCHDKPPIKPRPQPPTSPRTLTAQKPQVPPKPAHLLALGQDKKPKRIPPAPSRPLPAPPLPPKPKPTLTPPGQGAQPQREAQKVGLLIERFENSRVPILGVLPRSQLQLCLRMDSAPDITSCSQDTTAKVAGDSFPVDKPALGNFERTDDETDLSRLASMRIDGTGDPVMDSCAENDITQNDGCLNDVGRDEGSSHKLLDNPDSSEQNGKIPNRDSGIDSPSCTVEGEVFPNEDVIDEEDNYDSVTETESVSCCVTLDNKRDSTQDEDSDLDEGSSGEIHSLTDTQIGYLTDTHSEAQKCSEAQKLLNIAKELLQTEEAYVKRLNLLDQVFCTKLTEAGIPQDVITGIFSNISSIYCFHDKFLLPELKTRITDEWENKPRIGDILQKLAPFMKMYGEYVKNFDRAMDLVNTWTQRSSQFKSVVQNIQKQDVCGNLTLQHHMLEPVQRIPRYELLLKDYLKKLPDDALDRKDAEKALELISTAANHSNAAIRKMEKMHKLLEVYERLGGEEDIVNPANELIKEGHIKKMSAKNGTAQDRYLYLFNNMVLYCVPKLRLMGQKFSVRERIDIAGMEVQENVKQNLPHTFAIIGKRRSLELQARTAEEKEDWIQVIQATIERHKQNSKTFKAFNSSFSREDDHVPESPGFWSNTSIDSDGERLQERKSSKKKEKEKQTCKGCSESFNFTKRKHHCKSCGAAICAKCSKMDNKTSRVCPECFEASLSIENLGTGEQRRKTAPERQVSLTAENCLLCGHLQVQEKGKSWMKMWVAVTKAEPLVLYLQNSGQDSKGSRPVPLPGFEVSPAPSAAAEKTEVKHIIRLSNTQQTLLLSAQDEELQAKWVDFLSKAARGEASAEASTSLTEHRKSQ